The proteins below come from a single Halobacillus salinarum genomic window:
- a CDS encoding YdiK family protein — translation MRISPLYMAFIYFGLALGFMYIAAQAGHETIWNVTTLLLAAVATFNIAVAIRLLQLYIRIQKSMK, via the coding sequence ATGAGAATTTCACCCCTCTATATGGCTTTCATTTACTTTGGCTTAGCCCTTGGCTTTATGTATATTGCCGCTCAGGCTGGCCACGAAACCATATGGAATGTGACCACGCTGCTGCTGGCTGCGGTTGCCACCTTTAATATTGCGGTCGCAATCCGCTTGCTGCAGCTCTACATCCGTATTCAGAAATCAATGAAATAA
- a CDS encoding GNAT family N-acetyltransferase, translating into MPHHLLAGERLKLTTLSDEDLHILTNWYTDSRFLRRFDALPPKPKSFATLQEWRDQASKDNNHFLFAMREAHKFIGYVELEGILWSQRNGWVTIGIGEELNQGKGYGTEAMELIMEYAFQELNLHRLQLTVFEYNTAAIRMYEKLGFTREGAHREFILRDGEAYDMYLYGILHREWKEKYKGS; encoded by the coding sequence ATGCCCCACCATTTATTAGCCGGAGAACGATTGAAGCTTACGACACTGTCCGATGAGGATTTACACATTTTAACCAACTGGTATACAGATTCCCGCTTCCTCAGACGCTTTGATGCCCTGCCCCCGAAGCCGAAGTCCTTTGCGACTCTGCAGGAATGGCGCGATCAGGCTTCAAAGGATAACAACCACTTTCTTTTTGCCATGCGGGAAGCCCACAAGTTTATCGGCTACGTCGAGCTTGAAGGCATCCTCTGGTCACAGCGTAACGGCTGGGTGACAATCGGCATCGGTGAAGAGCTCAACCAGGGGAAAGGCTATGGCACAGAAGCCATGGAGCTTATTATGGAATACGCGTTCCAGGAGTTGAACCTGCACCGGCTGCAGCTGACTGTATTTGAATACAACACAGCCGCGATTCGAATGTATGAAAAGCTCGGCTTTACCCGTGAAGGTGCCCACCGTGAATTTATACTCCGGGACGGCGAAGCGTATGACATGTATTTGTACGGCATTCTTCACCGCGAGTGGAAAGAAAAATATAAGGGATCATAA
- a CDS encoding redox-sensing transcriptional repressor Rex, translating into MDLEQTKIPQATAKRLPLYYRFLNNLHSQGKMRVSSKELSEAVKVDSATIRRDFSYFGALGKKGYGYNVEYLLSFFRKTLDQDETTKVALIGVGNLGTAFLNYNFTKNNNTKIEVAFDTNKERVGQKVGGVPVEHIDDLENKITDLTVAILTVPASAAQGIADRLVDAGVSGILNFTPARITVPNSVRVHHIDLSIELQALVYFLKHYPLTGEEEEEE; encoded by the coding sequence ATGGATCTGGAACAAACTAAGATACCTCAGGCAACAGCCAAACGGTTACCGCTGTACTACCGTTTTTTAAACAATTTACATAGCCAGGGCAAAATGAGAGTCTCTTCGAAGGAGCTAAGTGAAGCCGTAAAGGTGGACTCGGCAACGATCCGCAGAGATTTTTCATATTTCGGAGCGCTCGGGAAAAAAGGCTATGGCTATAATGTAGAATACCTGCTTTCCTTTTTCAGAAAAACGCTCGACCAGGATGAGACGACCAAGGTTGCCTTAATCGGGGTCGGGAATCTGGGGACGGCATTCTTAAACTATAATTTTACGAAAAACAATAATACGAAGATCGAAGTCGCTTTTGACACGAACAAAGAAAGGGTCGGGCAGAAAGTCGGCGGCGTGCCCGTTGAACATATCGACGACCTGGAAAACAAGATCACCGATTTAACAGTGGCCATACTCACCGTACCCGCTTCAGCTGCCCAGGGAATAGCCGACCGACTCGTGGACGCTGGCGTCTCAGGCATCTTAAACTTCACCCCGGCAAGAATTACTGTACCGAACAGCGTGCGGGTGCACCATATTGATTTATCGATTGAGCTGCAGGCGCTCGTCTATTTCTTAAAGCATTACCCGCTCACCGGCGAGGAAGAGGAAGAAGAATAA
- a CDS encoding dihydrofolate reductase family protein, which produces MRKLVLFLHASLDGFVEGPNGQMDIGWISYDAELEKHAKEILSTADTVIWGRGTYQMMHNYWPSVSSKPSASQHERDHAEWIEKTSKIVFSRTLEKVEWNNSRLVKVNVKEEIKNLKQQPGKDMVILGSPRFAHYLMQLDLIDEYKITVSPVLIGSGLPLFQGLKEKINLKLIENKTFDSGAIGLVYQKVR; this is translated from the coding sequence ATGAGAAAGCTCGTACTATTTCTACACGCATCGCTTGATGGTTTTGTAGAAGGGCCGAACGGTCAAATGGACATTGGCTGGATTTCCTACGATGCTGAATTGGAGAAACACGCGAAAGAAATTCTGAGTACTGCCGACACTGTTATTTGGGGACGTGGAACTTATCAGATGATGCACAATTACTGGCCATCTGTGTCTTCAAAACCATCTGCTTCGCAGCATGAACGGGATCATGCCGAGTGGATCGAAAAGACATCGAAAATCGTTTTTTCCAGGACCCTTGAGAAAGTTGAGTGGAACAATTCCAGACTGGTGAAAGTAAATGTAAAGGAAGAGATCAAGAACCTCAAACAGCAGCCAGGCAAGGATATGGTCATCCTCGGTAGTCCTAGGTTCGCACACTACCTTATGCAGCTTGATTTAATAGATGAGTATAAAATTACGGTTTCACCCGTCCTAATTGGCAGCGGGTTGCCGTTATTCCAAGGTCTCAAGGAGAAGATCAATCTTAAACTTATTGAAAACAAGACATTTGATTCTGGAGCCATAGGTCTCGTTTACCAGAAGGTTAGATGA
- the moaC gene encoding cyclic pyranopterin monophosphate synthase MoaC has protein sequence MADFTHFNEQGRARMVDISEKGETVRTAVARSSVQVNEVIYKKITTNDIAKGDVLSVAQVAGIMAAKNTPDWIPMCHPLPLKGVDVTFDWDTAQGGPELLIRASVKTKGSTGVEMEALTAASAAALTVYDMCKAVDKGMVIGPTYLEEKTGGKSGDFKRQDT, from the coding sequence ATGGCTGATTTTACCCATTTCAACGAGCAAGGCCGGGCCAGAATGGTCGATATCTCTGAAAAAGGAGAGACCGTGCGGACAGCCGTTGCCCGCTCCAGTGTGCAAGTCAATGAAGTCATTTACAAAAAAATAACCACCAACGATATCGCGAAGGGCGATGTATTGTCTGTGGCCCAGGTGGCTGGGATTATGGCCGCCAAAAATACCCCGGACTGGATTCCTATGTGCCATCCGCTTCCTTTAAAAGGCGTCGATGTGACGTTCGACTGGGATACTGCACAGGGTGGGCCGGAGCTGTTAATCCGGGCTTCAGTTAAAACGAAGGGCAGCACGGGAGTAGAAATGGAAGCGCTAACGGCCGCGTCCGCAGCAGCACTGACGGTGTATGATATGTGTAAAGCTGTCGACAAAGGAATGGTCATCGGACCAACGTACCTGGAGGAAAAAACCGGCGGCAAAAGCGGCGATTTCAAGCGTCAGGACACATAG
- a CDS encoding CPBP family intramembrane glutamic endopeptidase, translated as MPLRYWGIIASYVVIAQLSSIVGVGWLYNGTGLDKYQALAVWSVITFALTTIIALASLRPDMKEAAMRSDKAGIGSTTLWAVAGVFLALFSQMIAAYIESLFGISSASENTMNLMEIARKAPLFIFIPVLFAPILEEIIFRKIIFGSLYKRTNFFVAVIISALVFGLFHFDVTHLFVYFAMGVVFAFLYVKTKRIITPIIAHMAMNSLVVLTQFNLPEEKIREIQEQMQTILTGGLW; from the coding sequence ATGCCATTACGCTATTGGGGGATCATTGCCAGTTATGTAGTCATTGCTCAGCTTTCTTCCATCGTTGGAGTCGGCTGGCTTTATAACGGTACCGGTCTCGATAAATATCAGGCGCTTGCCGTCTGGTCAGTCATCACTTTTGCGTTAACAACGATTATTGCTCTAGCCAGTTTACGTCCTGATATGAAGGAAGCAGCGATGCGAAGCGACAAAGCCGGCATAGGCTCAACTACCTTGTGGGCAGTCGCCGGAGTCTTTCTCGCCTTATTTTCACAAATGATTGCCGCCTATATTGAAAGCTTGTTCGGCATCAGTTCCGCTTCTGAAAACACGATGAATTTAATGGAAATTGCCCGTAAAGCCCCGTTATTCATCTTTATCCCGGTGCTGTTTGCCCCGATTCTGGAAGAGATCATTTTCCGGAAAATTATTTTCGGTTCGCTTTATAAACGGACGAATTTCTTTGTGGCCGTCATTATTTCGGCACTCGTCTTTGGGCTTTTCCATTTTGATGTAACCCATCTCTTTGTTTATTTCGCCATGGGTGTCGTTTTCGCCTTCCTTTATGTAAAAACAAAACGAATTATTACACCGATTATTGCCCATATGGCGATGAACTCGCTTGTCGTGCTGACACAGTTTAATCTGCCGGAAGAAAAAATCCGCGAAATTCAGGAACAAATGCAAACCATCTTAACTGGAGGCCTTTGGTAG
- the groES gene encoding co-chaperone GroES — protein sequence MLKPLGDRIVIELIEEEQTTASGIVLPDSAKEKPQEGKVVAVGTGRVTDNGEKVALEVSAGDRVIYSKFAGTEVKYEGSEYLILRESDVLAVVQ from the coding sequence TTGTTAAAGCCATTAGGTGATCGTATTGTTATTGAGTTAATTGAAGAAGAACAAACCACTGCCAGCGGAATCGTGCTTCCTGATTCAGCGAAGGAAAAGCCTCAAGAAGGCAAGGTTGTTGCTGTTGGTACCGGCCGCGTGACAGACAACGGTGAAAAAGTAGCTCTTGAAGTATCTGCTGGCGATCGTGTGATTTATTCTAAGTTCGCAGGTACAGAAGTGAAGTACGAAGGCAGCGAATACTTGATTCTGCGCGAATCTGACGTACTTGCCGTCGTTCAGTAA
- a CDS encoding MDR family MFS transporter, with protein MKKLPNKWLVVVSVLFGTFTVILNNSMLNPTLPRFIEIFDSNAVAVGWILTIFMVSMGMTMPLTGYFGERFGKKKVYITGLAIFIAGSLSGFFSQTLSMVIISRAIQGMAGGLMMPIAMALIFNSFPRHERGLAVGVYGVAAMVAPAIGPTIGGVLIQYLDWPWLFAFNIPFGLMGLFLSVNFLERTETDPEKKFDLGGFLIVTLGIGAVLYALGRGKTLDRLTDPVNLILILGGIAAVVVFVFYENRQKDPLLNLSVFKVPTYAVSIVATSSASIGLFSGIFLLPLLVQNVYGMNEIMTGLLFLPAAAASGLFMSIGGRILDKKGPKFVVPPGLAIMALSTFGLGMLKLSTPFWWIVVLNTIRGVGMGMGNMPATTSGMNAIPEQLVAQGSAMNNIIRQVSSSLGIVFFSIYYEVRRAQISSLPDVDMQAATLQTLNEAFLVSAVVLAIAMPITFILKGVEKERGS; from the coding sequence ATGAAGAAACTTCCGAACAAATGGCTTGTTGTCGTATCGGTGCTGTTTGGGACATTTACGGTCATTTTAAACAACAGTATGCTGAATCCGACGCTGCCGCGGTTTATCGAGATCTTTGATTCCAATGCGGTGGCAGTCGGCTGGATCTTAACGATTTTTATGGTATCCATGGGAATGACGATGCCGCTGACCGGCTATTTTGGCGAACGATTCGGCAAGAAAAAGGTGTACATTACCGGACTTGCGATTTTCATTGCCGGTTCGTTATCCGGGTTTTTCTCACAAACACTCAGCATGGTGATCATCTCCCGGGCGATTCAAGGGATGGCGGGCGGCTTAATGATGCCGATCGCTATGGCGCTGATCTTTAATTCCTTTCCCCGGCACGAGCGGGGACTTGCGGTCGGCGTGTATGGGGTCGCAGCAATGGTTGCTCCGGCAATCGGCCCGACCATTGGCGGTGTGCTCATTCAATATTTGGACTGGCCGTGGCTGTTTGCCTTTAACATCCCGTTCGGTTTGATGGGACTCTTCTTGTCTGTGAATTTTCTTGAGCGGACAGAGACCGACCCTGAGAAAAAATTTGACCTCGGCGGCTTTCTCATCGTAACCCTTGGGATTGGAGCGGTGCTGTATGCGCTTGGCCGCGGCAAAACTCTAGACAGACTGACTGATCCGGTAAACTTGATCTTAATACTCGGAGGCATTGCCGCTGTCGTCGTGTTTGTCTTCTATGAAAACCGCCAGAAGGATCCACTGTTAAACCTGTCTGTGTTTAAGGTTCCGACTTATGCGGTTTCGATCGTGGCAACGTCATCGGCTTCGATCGGACTGTTCTCCGGGATTTTTCTTTTGCCGCTGCTCGTGCAAAACGTGTACGGCATGAACGAAATCATGACCGGTCTGTTGTTTTTACCAGCGGCTGCAGCGAGCGGCTTGTTTATGTCGATCGGCGGCCGGATCCTCGATAAAAAAGGGCCGAAGTTCGTCGTGCCGCCAGGACTTGCGATTATGGCTCTTTCCACCTTTGGCTTAGGCATGCTGAAGCTGTCGACGCCGTTCTGGTGGATCGTTGTATTAAACACGATCCGCGGCGTCGGCATGGGAATGGGCAATATGCCGGCAACGACTTCCGGTATGAATGCGATTCCTGAACAGCTTGTCGCTCAAGGATCCGCGATGAACAATATTATCAGGCAGGTGTCTTCTTCGTTAGGAATCGTATTTTTCTCGATCTATTACGAAGTGCGGCGCGCGCAGATCTCTTCGCTGCCTGATGTAGATATGCAGGCGGCCACTCTGCAGACGCTGAATGAAGCTTTTCTCGTTTCAGCGGTCGTGCTTGCGATTGCGATGCCAATTACGTTTATTTTAAAAGGTGTGGAAAAGGAACGCGGGAGCTGA
- a CDS encoding dienelactone hydrolase family protein yields the protein MAEILLLHHVLGRTKGIEAIADQLRDSGHTVHVPDLIDGRIFSSLEEGLGFVKEIGFEEVRARAVQAASELPRDVVYAGFSLGVPAAQQLAQTREGASGALFFHACLPTSEFESQWPIDLPVQIHAMNADPFFVEDGDINAARDLVDSANHAELFLYEGKEHLFTDSSLPSYDAEATKLVIKRVLDFLA from the coding sequence ATGGCAGAAATTTTATTGTTACACCATGTTTTAGGACGAACGAAGGGGATTGAAGCAATCGCTGATCAACTGAGAGATTCGGGGCATACTGTGCACGTCCCAGATTTAATTGATGGTCGCATATTTTCCTCGCTTGAGGAAGGCTTGGGCTTTGTTAAGGAAATCGGGTTTGAAGAAGTGAGGGCACGCGCCGTTCAGGCAGCCAGCGAGCTTCCACGCGATGTCGTGTATGCTGGTTTTTCACTCGGTGTCCCGGCAGCACAGCAGCTCGCTCAAACTCGTGAAGGAGCCAGTGGTGCTTTGTTTTTTCATGCATGTCTACCGACCTCGGAGTTCGAATCACAGTGGCCGATCGACTTGCCTGTGCAAATTCACGCTATGAATGCAGATCCTTTCTTCGTTGAAGATGGCGACATCAACGCTGCCCGTGACCTTGTCGATTCAGCCAATCACGCTGAACTTTTTTTGTACGAAGGTAAGGAACATCTCTTCACCGACAGCAGTTTACCGTCTTACGATGCAGAGGCGACGAAACTTGTAATCAAGCGGGTTCTCGACTTTCTAGCATAG